The DNA segment AGACGATCATGGCCTCGATGTGCTCGCTGGCCCAGCACACCACACACGGATGGTCGACGACCTTCGTCGGCGCCCAGATCGGTGCCGACGCCATGGACACCTGGTCGCGCGGCCTGGCACGGTTCAATACCGCACGGGCCAAATACGATCCGGCCCAGTTCTACGACGTCGACTATCGGGATCTGGTCGCCGATCCGATCGGGACGGTGGCCGACATCTACCGGCACTTCGGCCTGACGCTCACCGACGAGGCGCGTCAGGCCATGGCGGCTGCGCACGCCGAGAGCCGCACCGGCGCGCGGGCACCGAAGCATACCTATTCGCTGGCCGACTACGGGCTGACCGCCGAAGTGGTCAAGGAGCGGTTCGCCGGGCTGTAACGGTCGGCGGGTTTTGTCGATTTGCTACATCGTGGGCACCGACGTGGTAAACGTTGCCGAAGGCCCGCTGGGAGGGACGGTGTGTGATGAACTTTTCGGTGTTGCCGCCGGAGATCAATTCCGTGCGGATGTTTGTCGGTGCGGGGTCGGCGCCGATGTTGCAGGCGTCGGTGGCCTGGCAGGGGCTGGCCGATGAGTTGGGGTCGGCGGCGGCCTCCTTCGGGTCGGTGACCTCGGGTTTGGCGGGTCAGGTGTGGCAGGGGGCGGCGGCGGAGGCGATGGCGGCCGCGGCGGCGCCGTATGCGGGGTGGTTAAGCGCGGCGGCGGCGCACGCCCACGGGGCGGCGGGTCAGGCGCGGGCGGTGGCCGGTGTGTTTGAGGCCGCGCGGGCCGCGACGGTGCATCCACTGGTGGTGGCGGCCAACCGCAACGCGTTTGTGCAGTTGGTGATGTCGAATGTGCTGGGGCAAAACGCGCCGGCAATCGCGGCCGCCGAGGCCCTCTATGAGGAGATGTGGGCCGCGGATGTGGCCGCGATGTTCAGCTATTACTCGGGGGCCTCAGCGGCGGCCGCGGCTTTGACGCCGTGGCAGCAGCTGCTGCAAGCCGTGCCGGGCCTGGCAGGTGTCAATTTGGGCATCGGCAACATCGGCAGCCTCAACCTGGGCAGCGGCAACATCGGTGACGGCAACTTTGGCATAGGCAACGTCGGCAGCGGCAACATTGGCAGCGGAAACAGCTTCTCCAACAACAACTTTGGCAGTGGAAACCGAGGCAACCCGGCGAATCCGAGTCAGGGCAACATCGGCTTCGGAAACTTCGGCAGCAATAACATCGGCTTTGGCAACTCCACCGCCCTCGCCAATGGCGCCCAAGGCAATGTGGGCGCGGGCAACCGCGGCAGCTTCAACTGGGGCGCCGGCAACCTCGGCGACTCGAACATCGGGGCCGGAAACTTTGGCAACAACAACGTCGGTTTTGGGAACTCGGGCATCTCCAACTTCCCCGGGATCGCGGCGGGCAGCAACAACATGGGCTTCGGCAACGCCGGGAACGGCAACGTCGGTGTCGGCAATGCGGGCACCAACAACCAGGGCGCGGCGAACACCGGCGTCGGAAACATCGGCTTCGGCAACACCGGCAACAACAACGTCGGCATCGGTCTTACCGGCGACAATCAGATGGGCGTCAACCTGGCCGGGCTGCTCAACTCGGGCAACGGGAACATCGGGTTGTTCAACTCCGGCAACGGAAACATCGGCTTCTTCAACTCCGGCGACGGCAACATCGGCATCGGGAACTCCGGGTTCCACAACTTCGGCGTCGCCAACACCGGCAACATCCACACCGGCATCGGGAACTCGGGCGCGATCAACACCGGCTTGTTCAACTCGGGCGCGCGAGACACCGGCTTGTTCAACTCGGGCAACCAAGACTTCGGGCTCTTCAACTCGAACCAGTTTGACTTCGGCATTGGTAACTCGGGCCAGTCGAGCTTTGGCGCGTTCAACTCCGGCGGTATCAACACCGGCTTTTTCAATGGCGGTGCCTTCAACACGGGTGACTTCAACGGCGGCAGGTCCAACACCGGCTGGGGGAACTCTGGCAACCTCAACACCGGCGCCTTCGACTCGGGCAACCTCAACACGGGCTTTGGCAGCACGACCAACCAACCGGGCCCGAACTCGGGCTTCGGCAACACGGGGACGAACAACTCTGGCTTCTTCAACACGGGCAACCCGGGTGCGAATAACGGCAACTCGGGCTTCTCGAACGCCAACGTCGGGGGCAACGGAGTCTCCGGCATCCGCAACTTCGGCTTCTTCAATGCGGGCTTTGGGAACAATTCGGGGGTGACTGGCAATCTCGTCGGGTTGTTCAACACCGGAGGCAACAGCAGCGCAGGCATCCAAAACAGCGGCCTGGTCCTCGGCTCGGGCATCTTCAACTCGGGCATGTTCAACTCGGGTGCCTTCAACATGGGGGGCATGAACAAGTCGGGCTTCTTCAACGTGAACCCGGGTTGGCCCTGAGCCGGCTGGACTCAACTGGGCATGGCGTCCAGGTAGCCTTCGGCCACCGCGTGTTCGATGCTGTCGGTCAGCCGAGGGCAGGCCCGGGTGCGGGCGCTATCCCCGCCGGCGGCCCGCACCTCGGTGAAGTACGCACAGCGCCGCGATGCTTCGGTATTCCATTGCACCGCAGTATGACCCGGCCCGAGCCGCTTGACCATCACGGTGACGTGGCAAAAGCGGCAATCCACCGGCTGCAGCCCCGCCGTGAGATAACGGTCGCGGTCGGCGCGGCTGGCTGCCCGGACCGCCGCGGCGCGTTGCGGGTCGTTGGTGAAATCCCCGGACTTCGACCAGGGCCCGGGAACTGAGTCACCGTCGGGGCGGTGCCGATCTTCATGATCGTGATGGTCACCGTGCAACGACACCATCGACCGGGCTAGCCGATCGACGTCGGGGACCGGGTGATCCGACGGGTTCATGTCGGTCAGCGTTGCTGGGCTGGCACGTCGTCGGGAACTTCCCTTGCCTTGAGGTTCTTTTCGACTTCGGCGTTCCAGAATTCGTTGGCCCGCGTGGTGTCCACCTCGATCTCGAAGCGCTCCACCATCTCCGGTTTGATGTCGGCGACATCGACATAAAACTGCTCATACCAGCGGCGCATCTGGTAGACGGCGCCGTCTTCCTCGACCAGCAGCGGGTTGTCGATCCGGGTCTTGTGCTTCCAGATCTCGACGTCCTGCAGGAAGCCCTTGCTAACCCCTTCGGTGAACACTCGAGACAGCTTGTCGGTCATCTCTTCGCTCATGCCCTTGGGCTTTTCGACGATGACACCCCACTGCAGCACGAACGAATTCTGGGTCACCGGGTAGTGGCAGTTGATCAGGATCGACTCCGCCTTGTAGTTGCCGTATCTGTTGTGCAGCCAGTTGATCATGAACGACGGACCGAAGTAAGACGCCTCCGAATCCAGGTGCGCTTCGCCGTATGCGGAGCCCAGATCGTCGACGTCGGGCCGGCCGACGTTGTGCAGATACTGCGAGGCGATGTGGCCCTCAAAGACGTTCTTGAAGTAGGTCGGCAAACCGAAATGGATGTAGAAGAAATGCGCCATATCGGTCACGTTGTCGATGATGTCACGGCAGTTGGACCCTTCGATGAGGATGCGGTTCCACCGCCAATCGGTCCATTCGTCGCTGAACGCCTCGGGAATCTCGGGGATCCTGACGGCCGGGTCCGGCGGGTTGCCCTCGTGGTCGTGCCAGACAAACAGCAGGCCGCCGCGCACATCGGTGGCCCAGGAGCGGGTGCGCGCCATTCGGGGTGTGCGCTTGGCATAGGGGACCAACTTGCAGCGGCCGTCGCCGCCCCATCGCCAATCGTGGAACGGGCAGGCCACCTCGTCGCCCTTGATGGTGCCCATGGATAGGTCGCCGCCCATGTGCCGGCAGTAGCCGTCCAGCACCTTCAGGTCCCCGTGCGAGTCGGCGAACACCACCAGCTTGGTGCCGAATGCCTGCACGCCGTGCGGCTTCCCGTCCAGAAACTCCTCGGCCACCCCCAGGCAGTGCCAGCCGCGCGCATATCTGGTGGGCAACGCGCCGGCATCGATCTCCCGGACGCCGACGGCGCTCGTGTCGGTACTCACCCTGTCACCTCCAGATCGTCAGCCCTAACTAGAACACGTTACAGTTTTTGGGTAGATGGGCGCAACGACGGCGAGCCTGGCCACGGTATATGCACGCTGCGGTATATGTAGACAATGCCGTTGTTTGCTTTCGAGGGCCGAACGCCCAAGATCGACCCCACCGC comes from the Mycobacterium shinjukuense genome and includes:
- the kshA gene encoding 3-ketosteroid-9-alpha-hydroxylase subunit KshA; its protein translation is MSTDTSAVGVREIDAGALPTRYARGWHCLGVAEEFLDGKPHGVQAFGTKLVVFADSHGDLKVLDGYCRHMGGDLSMGTIKGDEVACPFHDWRWGGDGRCKLVPYAKRTPRMARTRSWATDVRGGLLFVWHDHEGNPPDPAVRIPEIPEAFSDEWTDWRWNRILIEGSNCRDIIDNVTDMAHFFYIHFGLPTYFKNVFEGHIASQYLHNVGRPDVDDLGSAYGEAHLDSEASYFGPSFMINWLHNRYGNYKAESILINCHYPVTQNSFVLQWGVIVEKPKGMSEEMTDKLSRVFTEGVSKGFLQDVEIWKHKTRIDNPLLVEEDGAVYQMRRWYEQFYVDVADIKPEMVERFEIEVDTTRANEFWNAEVEKNLKAREVPDDVPAQQR
- a CDS encoding beta strand repeat-containing protein — protein: MPGLAGVNLGIGNIGSLNLGSGNIGDGNFGIGNVGSGNIGSGNSFSNNNFGSGNRGNPANPSQGNIGFGNFGSNNIGFGNSTALANGAQGNVGAGNRGSFNWGAGNLGDSNIGAGNFGNNNVGFGNSGISNFPGIAAGSNNMGFGNAGNGNVGVGNAGTNNQGAANTGVGNIGFGNTGNNNVGIGLTGDNQMGVNLAGLLNSGNGNIGLFNSGNGNIGFFNSGDGNIGIGNSGFHNFGVANTGNIHTGIGNSGAINTGLFNSGARDTGLFNSGNQDFGLFNSNQFDFGIGNSGQSSFGAFNSGGINTGFFNGGAFNTGDFNGGRSNTGWGNSGNLNTGAFDSGNLNTGFGSTTNQPGPNSGFGNTGTNNSGFFNTGNPGANNGNSGFSNANVGGNGVSGIRNFGFFNAGFGNNSGVTGNLVGLFNTGGNSSAGIQNSGLVLGSGIFNSGMFNSGAFNMGGMNKSGFFNVNPGWP